One genomic segment of Pandoraea sputorum includes these proteins:
- a CDS encoding DUF2306 domain-containing protein, giving the protein MTTIVAIHVAVATAAVLLGAGILLMRRGTPRHRWAGRLWVSAMTATAATSFGIRELGHGNFSWLHALSVYVLVGLALAVLAIRRGDVMAHRRQMMGLFTGLVIAGVAAVGVPGRTLSNAFAQMWQHDARPIGTLKQTQRETVDDERSAVFRRAQSNPLAEAHDEILDIAPTRPKSGPGLLAMIAGSGWGEAGGAQQ; this is encoded by the coding sequence ATGACGACGATAGTAGCGATCCACGTGGCTGTAGCGACGGCTGCCGTCTTGTTAGGCGCGGGCATTCTGCTCATGCGACGCGGCACGCCCCGGCACCGGTGGGCGGGACGCCTGTGGGTGTCGGCGATGACGGCGACGGCGGCGACGAGCTTCGGCATCCGCGAATTGGGGCACGGCAACTTTTCGTGGCTGCATGCGCTTTCGGTGTACGTGCTGGTCGGGCTGGCGCTCGCCGTGCTGGCGATTCGACGCGGCGACGTGATGGCGCACCGGCGGCAGATGATGGGGCTCTTTACCGGGCTGGTCATCGCGGGCGTTGCGGCTGTGGGGGTGCCCGGGCGCACGCTCAGCAACGCGTTCGCGCAGATGTGGCAACATGACGCACGGCCGATAGGGACACTAAAACAGACGCAAAGAGAGACGGTGGATGACGAGCGCAGTGCAGTGTTTCGCCGGGCGCAAAGCAATCCGCTAGCCGAAGCACACGACGAGATACTCGATATAGCACCCACGCGGCCGAAGTCCGGGCCGGGCCTGCTCGCCATGATCGCAGGATCGGGCTGGGGCGAAGCCGGAGGCGCACAACAATGA